A single genomic interval of Bacillus smithii harbors:
- a CDS encoding energy-coupling factor transporter transmembrane component T family protein — protein sequence MMEKMIFGRYVPGDSIVHRLDPRSKLVFVIAFVCIVFLANNMATYGILTAFTVFLIFLSRIPFRFLLAGLKPILWLILFTFLLQLFFTREGPLVFQLGFIKFYQVGIQQGVFISLRFFILVLVTSLLTLTTTPISITDGLESLLGPFKKIKLPVHELALMISIALRFIPTLMDETEKIMKAQTARGTDFSGGPLKERIRAVVPLLIPLFVSSFKRAEDLAVAMEARGYKGGEGRTKYRLLTWKLRDTFVLVIIVIFAVVLWLLRS from the coding sequence ATGATGGAAAAGATGATTTTTGGACGCTATGTACCGGGAGATTCCATTGTACATAGGCTGGATCCGCGCTCAAAACTTGTCTTTGTGATTGCTTTTGTGTGTATTGTGTTTTTGGCCAATAATATGGCGACCTATGGCATTTTAACCGCATTTACGGTTTTCCTTATCTTTTTGTCCCGCATTCCGTTTCGTTTTTTGCTGGCGGGGTTGAAGCCGATTTTATGGTTGATCTTGTTTACGTTTTTACTTCAACTCTTTTTTACAAGAGAAGGGCCTCTCGTTTTTCAGCTGGGATTTATCAAATTTTATCAAGTGGGAATCCAGCAGGGAGTTTTTATCTCGTTGCGCTTTTTCATTCTGGTGTTGGTCACATCTTTATTGACGCTGACGACGACACCGATTTCGATTACGGACGGGCTGGAAAGCCTTCTTGGACCGTTTAAAAAAATCAAGCTTCCTGTCCACGAACTGGCGTTGATGATCTCGATAGCACTGCGGTTCATCCCTACTCTTATGGATGAGACAGAAAAAATTATGAAGGCGCAGACGGCTAGAGGAACTGATTTTTCCGGAGGGCCGCTTAAAGAAAGGATCAGAGCGGTTGTACCGCTATTAATTCCGCTGTTTGTCAGTTCTTTTAAACGTGCGGAAGATCTTGCCGTGGCCATGGAGGCGCGAGGCTATAAAGGCGGAGAAGGACGTACCAAATATCGTCTGTTGACTTGGAAACTTCGCGATACTTTTGTTCTTGTGATCATCGTTATTTTTGCTGTGGTGCTATGGCTATTAAGAAGCTAG
- the truA gene encoding tRNA pseudouridine(38-40) synthase TruA yields the protein MVRMKCVISYDGSGFAGYQIQPAKRTVQSEIESALKVLHKGEAVKVTASGRTDAGVHARGQVIHFDTSLPIPETKWVQVLNSIFPEDIAAIQVEAVDDAFHARFSATGKEYRYRLYTTPHRDPLKRFYAYHFPHSLNIEAMEEAARYLTGTHDFTSFCSAKTEVKDKVRTIRKIAIVQEGEEIVFQLVGNGFLYNMVRIIVGTLLECGTGKRSPGEIPEILEAKDRSKAGKTVPPEGLYLWNVFYDN from the coding sequence ATGGTTAGAATGAAATGTGTGATTTCGTATGATGGTTCAGGCTTTGCTGGTTATCAAATTCAACCGGCTAAAAGAACGGTCCAATCGGAAATAGAATCAGCATTAAAGGTCCTACATAAAGGAGAAGCAGTAAAAGTGACAGCATCGGGTCGGACCGATGCTGGCGTTCACGCTCGCGGTCAAGTGATCCATTTTGATACGTCCCTTCCGATTCCGGAAACAAAGTGGGTGCAAGTGTTAAATAGCATTTTTCCTGAAGATATTGCAGCCATTCAAGTAGAAGCGGTCGACGATGCCTTTCATGCGCGCTTTTCTGCAACGGGCAAAGAATACCGCTATCGACTGTATACCACTCCCCACCGCGATCCTTTAAAGAGGTTTTATGCCTATCATTTCCCTCATTCATTAAATATAGAGGCGATGGAAGAGGCAGCTCGTTATTTAACGGGAACGCACGATTTTACGAGCTTCTGTTCAGCTAAGACGGAGGTCAAGGATAAAGTACGAACCATCCGCAAAATAGCGATTGTCCAAGAAGGGGAGGAGATTGTTTTTCAGCTGGTCGGAAACGGTTTTTTGTACAATATGGTCAGGATTATCGTCGGCACTCTTTTGGAATGTGGGACAGGAAAACGATCTCCAGGAGAAATCCCTGAAATCTTAGAAGCGAAGGACAGATCGAAAGCCGGGAAAACCGTTCCGCCAGAGGGATTGTATTTATGGAACGTATTCTATGACAACTAA
- the rplM gene encoding 50S ribosomal protein L13 — translation MRTTYMAKANEIERKWYVVDAEGQTLGRLASEVASILRGKHKPTYTPNVDTGDHVIIINAEKIELTGKKLTDKIYYRHSQHPGGLKARTALEMRTNYPEKMLELAVKGMLPKGSLGRQMFKKLHVYAGPEHPHQAQKPENYELRG, via the coding sequence ATGCGTACGACGTATATGGCGAAAGCAAATGAAATCGAACGTAAATGGTACGTTGTAGACGCCGAAGGCCAAACTTTGGGACGTCTTGCAAGTGAAGTAGCATCTATTTTGCGCGGTAAGCATAAACCAACTTACACACCGAATGTTGATACTGGTGACCACGTAATTATTATTAATGCGGAAAAAATTGAATTAACTGGCAAAAAATTAACGGACAAAATTTATTATCGCCACTCTCAACATCCAGGCGGATTAAAAGCTCGTACAGCTTTAGAAATGCGGACGAACTATCCTGAGAAAATGCTTGAATTAGCCGTTAAAGGAATGCTTCCAAAAGGCTCCCTTGGACGTCAAATGTTTAAAAAATTGCATGTCTATGCTGGTCCGGAACATCCACATCAAGCGCAAAAACCGGAAAATTATGAACTTCGCGGATAA
- the rpsI gene encoding 30S ribosomal protein S9 translates to MAQVQYYGTGRRKSSVARVRLVPGDGRIVINGRDVENYIPFAALREVIKQPLVITETLGNYDVLVNVKGGGYTGQAGAIRHGIARALLQADPEYRQPLKRAGLLTRDARMKERKKYGLKGARRAPQFSKR, encoded by the coding sequence TTGGCACAAGTTCAATATTACGGAACAGGTCGTCGTAAAAGCTCAGTTGCTCGCGTTCGTTTAGTTCCTGGCGATGGACGTATCGTCATTAACGGCCGCGATGTTGAAAATTATATTCCATTTGCAGCTTTACGTGAAGTGATTAAACAACCTTTAGTGATTACAGAAACGCTTGGAAATTATGATGTATTAGTAAACGTAAAAGGCGGCGGTTATACTGGTCAAGCAGGCGCTATTCGCCACGGAATCGCTCGTGCGCTGCTTCAAGCTGATCCGGAATATCGTCAACCACTAAAACGTGCAGGACTCTTGACTCGCGATGCACGCATGAAAGAACGTAAGAAGTATGGTCTCAAAGGCGCTCGTCGTGCACCACAATTCTCAAAACGTTAA
- a CDS encoding DUF2521 family protein, translating into MTVITSFTERLRKKEIQLERSLLKELSIQNLQNSIRMYFGTIHLFGNVLMDDPGFEDACFDVGIESYLLGGRYSKFGFYGEDTNVVKNRCQHEIEYLTDTLYHFWLYWWKIGVADNVDESTFYNCSQFVDYWWNEGYSQGKKRLKLRLH; encoded by the coding sequence ATGACTGTTATTACTTCCTTTACAGAACGATTGCGAAAAAAGGAAATTCAACTTGAACGAAGTCTGTTAAAGGAACTTTCTATCCAAAATTTGCAAAACAGCATTCGAATGTACTTTGGCACGATCCATCTTTTTGGAAATGTTTTGATGGATGATCCGGGATTTGAGGATGCTTGTTTCGATGTGGGGATCGAATCCTACTTATTAGGAGGAAGGTACAGCAAATTTGGATTTTATGGTGAAGACACCAATGTGGTGAAAAATAGATGTCAGCATGAAATCGAGTATTTGACGGATACGTTATATCATTTTTGGCTGTATTGGTGGAAAATCGGCGTGGCTGATAACGTCGATGAATCCACTTTCTACAATTGCAGCCAGTTTGTTGATTACTGGTGGAATGAAGGATACTCCCAGGGAAAGAAACGGTTAAAACTTCGGCTTCATTAA